A genome region from Setaria italica strain Yugu1 chromosome III, Setaria_italica_v2.0, whole genome shotgun sequence includes the following:
- the LOC101774714 gene encoding uncharacterized protein LOC101774714 gives MGRSGSGAGSCLGLAAVAAVSTSIILISYHLHRRLVANMKDKIVGEGGADKDRRRRRPRGTKKAMKKVRFADDVVEPSSNNEEYRRRVWSSSSTTISGGAVAAAGGSVDEELLSLSRGPPPRTGDALLALPAPTHAMRRRTVRLPEPDACRQA, from the coding sequence ATGGggcggagcggcagcggcgcggggaGCTGCCTGGGGTTGGCAGCGGTGGCCGCGGTGTCGACGAGCATCATCCTCATCTCCtaccacctccaccgccggctgGTGGCCAACATGAAGGACAAGATCGTCGGCGAGGGAGGAGCAGACAaggaccggcgccggcgccgcccccgcggaACGAAGAAGGCCATGAAGAAGGTGCGGTTCGCGGACGACGTGGTGGAGCCGTCGTCGAACAACGAGGAGTACCGGCGGCGGGtctggtcgtcgtcgtcgacgacgatcagcggcggcgccgtggccgcggccggcggcagcgtggACGAAGAGCTTCTCAGCCTCagccgcggcccgccgccgcgcaccggcGACGCCCTCCTCGCGCTGCCGGCTCCTACCCACGCGATGCGGCGGCGCACCGTCCGGTTGCCGGAGCCCGACGCATGCCGGCAAGCGTGA